In Ananas comosus cultivar F153 linkage group 10, ASM154086v1, whole genome shotgun sequence, the sequence TTTGgtggataaaaattttattagtataaaatttatagcCTAATATAAGATGTACAGATAGTATTGCTAATTAAGAAGGGGGCTATAAATATAAGATGTACAGATAGTATTGCTAATTAAGAAGAGAGCTATAAATATAAGATGTACAAATAGTATTGCTAATTAATAAGAAGGGGTCACCTGAATTAGAATCTAAGGAGAATTTTTCATAGATAAGCTTTTTATTTCCTAAACCTAATTTAACGTTTATACTAGTGAAGGTGACCGCGCGTTGCAACGAGTCGATtctataaaaacaaataaaactaaaaaaataaaaaaaatagctgctacagtataatataagaataaaaatataagaagggtaaaaaaagaataaaaaactaaaaataataaactatattTATAACAGCAGTAGTTCGAGTCTGAAATTGTAATTAACTTAAGTTTGAGAACTTCATACTTTgagcaaaaaaatataacctattaaaatttgaggactaaagaGTCACGtgccttatagtttgaggatcaaaagcgtaattttttttatattttaattttattccagATAAAGACAGAATTGAGCATCgatcaattttatttaattagtaattttatttgagtaaagaatatgttaaactatctaataaattttagaatgcctaattattaaaattaaaaattgactaatcataccgaccatccctagagcaagtggcaaagggcttggtggttggtactcgagacccaagttcgaataattgattgattcacatttctagctaagtttatttctaaatgaaataaacgaagcgtgtagcatgctacctttctctcaaaaaaaaaaaaaatgaccaatcatattttgaatattctaaaatattttaaatgtgaAATTGATCACTGATCAGACTATATAGTTTTGAAGGGTAATATTACAATGAAAGTAAAAACGTATAGAACTTTTCTAAACTGCGAATCATTTTGAATAagctatccaattttttaaaattttatttttactatccacCCTTTTTATATGTTAGTTTGAGTCAGTTAgtgatattttgacttcaaatttgaatttgtcgttagtttttacagatttaattagtactTCACATAATTTtcgcaactaaatttattaaataaataattaacttaaacttcatccatctctcttttattttttgttatacaatttatatctaaatgatcaatattataaaattaaaatttatatttaatatatgtaatctaaactatttaaaagtacgtatctattttaaatatttataataagagaaaaaaattagattagatatttttttaaaaaaatttgctttttaaaatcaatagaaaaaaaattaaaaattaaaaaagtataaaaaagagGTGGGGCCCAGCCCCCCTCCCCACCCCTTCCCGCTTCGCCCTTTGCACCACGTATAAAGAAACTCAGTTTCCTTACATTTAATTAAtagattatttatatttatatatttatttatttatttttaatttctcaaGAACATTGTCCTGTGATATCTGCCTTCCCCTCCCGACCATCACCCACTTCGAATGGCTGCCATCCTCTCCCTGCCGCCTGCCCACCGctcccttctccctcctccccaCCATCTGCTGCCTTCCCGCTCTCATCATCCCTTCttccaaatccaaaccaagaAGAAGTCCTCCACCCTCtcgttttctctctcttctccccttCAAATCTCTAACTCCATTGttaccaaagaagaagaagaagaagaagaagaagaagaagcagaggaTGATGGGGTTTCTCCTCCTGAAGCTGAATCCTCCGTTCTAAGCCTGGATGATCCCCAATTCAGGTACCTTCGCAAGTCGCAaattgtaaaatatttaatttggttttgtaCGTAATATGAGTAATGAGCTGATTATGATCTATTTTCTGCACTTTCATCAGAAAACGAAGACTCAAAACTCTTATTTGCTTTCGTCCCTACTCCGTTTTACTATTATTAGATGAGTCTCTTACTGGCTGTTCTATTCATGGTCTATAATATTCCGGGAATTCTCcatattttctattcaaaataGTCAAACCGAAACTATGAAACTTGAGTTGGGAAATTGTAATAGGTGTCGGTGAATTGTGGAATCACCATAGGTTTACCAACTAGTAGGGAACTTACAATAGTACGGATCAGGAGGTTTTTGTCATTCTCACACTTGATGGGAATCATGAGTTTCTAACAACCTGATTAGTTGGTAACAAAGTTgtcattccaaatataaaatatacgatATTCCTAGAATGCTGTAACCCGGCAAAATGAACGATTTCTTAGGAtgcgtttggttcaagttatgtGGCATTATAGATTATTTCGATATAACCAGGTATCTAAGGTTTCTGAATCAGATTACTACTGATAGTGCATTACTTCTGATAATGAATCATGTTCATATGGTTTTGAAACAAGAGGTCGTGACCTTAGATTCCTGCTGGGATTCtagttttttctaatttttctccCATTAAGTTCAAGACCATATTTTGAGCCCTATCAAAAAGTTTCGAGTCCAGAAAAGACGTGAGGAGAgttttgaatagaaaatatgAGAAATCCATGGTTCTTGTCCATTGTAAGTTGAAAAAAGCGTAGGAGGAATGCAATATCCAGAAAAATCCTGATTATGAGGACCTACAATGAACTAGAATTAATCTTATAGGTTGCAATATCTAGCGTGAATTTCCATCTTCCACAAGGTATTATTTGGAGCATATGTGAGAATCGAGCTCTTAGTTGTCTGAATACTTAATTTGaatttcttgtttcttttgATCTCTGATGTTCTTCGGCATGAAAATGTTGTACTATTCAATGTGCCCATCTATATATCCCATGaatctactatattttcttgGTTTAGTTGGTGAAATGCTTTCCATTTTCTTCTTTGATTTCAAGAAAGTTTTCTGCACTCTATGTCTTCTTATTTTGGCTAGTGGTTTTTgttaaaagtattttgactctGTCAAAGGGCTTGTAATAACCAAGATCGATAACTAAAAACAATGAAAGGACTCAATCTAGACATAAACTATGAATTATGGGGCCATGTATCGACTTGATGCATATTCTGATTTGGATGGAGTAGTGCTTTGGCTTTTCTCCTTTATCATGATCCCTTGTCCTCCAAAAAATCTCTGTAGTGTATGCTTGATAAACTTGGCTTATTGTGTATATGTTTCTTCGTGATGGTTCACCTTTGGTGGTTTCTGTCTGGATGAGGACCCAAGTTTCAATCTCCGTACAATCCGATTACCGTAATTGAAAGGAGTGTACCACCTATGCTGCTCAATTTGATTGGTGCAGACCTCCCCTAGAATCTACCAGCTTGGCGTAGAGAAGACATTCCGTAATATTCTTGATCTGATCACAAACAGCTTAAACTATGACATAATTGGTGAATAGCtggaataagaaagaagaagaaattgctAAAGGGGGTGTCTGGATCCTCGTTACAACAGCCTGAAAACTATTTTCGACTCCAAAAACAATTTTCCACCTGTTTGTTTCTTTGAAAATTTAGTTGATACATAGAAGTATTTTACAGATTTGCTGAAAAATTACTCTTTCTGAAAACAAAAAGGGTCGCGCAGGAAAAGCGTCCACTATCA encodes:
- the LOC109715949 gene encoding uncharacterized protein LOC109715949, with the protein product MAAILSLPPAHRSLLPPPHHLLPSRSHHPFFQIQTKKKSSTLSFSLSSPLQISNSIVTKEEEEEEEEEEAEDDGVSPPEAESSVLSLDDPQFRGCKACGRQEIEKGCNGEGRIQGGMATVPGFGWWPIKAFRPCPGFLASGGRYRRRGQSMDEVAFGRGKRDIKMESTDKVKSSKKKQGPERLKG